From a region of the Helianthus annuus cultivar XRQ/B chromosome 5, HanXRQr2.0-SUNRISE, whole genome shotgun sequence genome:
- the LOC110942743 gene encoding protein FAR1-RELATED SEQUENCE 5-like, whose amino-acid sequence MRKCYGGFENIGATVDDCKNFRNRINSYIGEYDADMVINRMTDKKEYLADYSFEYSVDDDKRLTGLFWADGLCKLNFMEFGDVISFDATFKTNRYKMVFVPFLGIDNHCRNVTLGAGLLSSESIESYKWLLNSFVKSFRRQPKVVVTDQDPAMKQAIEEVFSTSRHRLCMCHIMKKVADKVSNSQLTLVEFMNHFDGAMEVQRLNHRKNDHISRYTEPANWSETTLEKDAAKIYTRSIFFDQQLEIYGTISECLPMDTKVEGPQIRILLKDFKAHGDGLLEVWFKNLENDVTA is encoded by the exons ATGAGGAAATGTTATGGTGGTTTCGAGAACATTGGGGccacggttgatgattgcaaaaattttaggaATCGAATTAACAGCTATATAGGAGAATATGACGCTGACATGGTGATTAATAGGATGACCGACAAAAAAGAGTATTTAGCTGATTATTCATTTGAATATTCTGTTGATGATGACAAACGGTTAACTGGTTTGTTCTGGGCTGATGGGTTATGCAAGCTGAACTTTATGGAGTTTGGGGATGTGATATCGTTCGAtgcaactttcaagacaaacag gtacaagatggtgtttgttccgttCCTTGGCATTGACAACCACTGTCGAAATGTAACCCTTGGAGCTGGGTTGTTGTCATCGGAGAGCATTGAATCCTATAAATGGCTTCTGAATTCATTCGTAAAGTCATTTAGGCGGCAGCCAAAGGTTGTAGTGACGGACCAAGACCCTGctatgaaacaggctattgaggaggttttTTCTACCAGCAGACACCGATTGTGCATGTGCCATataatgaaaaaagtggcagataag GTGTCAAATTCACAACTCACACTtgtagagtttatgaatcattttgacGGTGCAATGGAGGTCCAAAGGCTCAATCATAGAAAgaatgatcatatttcaagatatacaGAGCCTGCTAATTGGAGTGAAACTACtttggaaaaagatgctgctaagatATACACCAGGTCTATATTCTTTGATCAACAATTAGAGATTTATGGAACAATTTCCGAATGTTTGCCGATGGACACCAAAGTCGAGGGTCCACAGATCAGGATATTGTTGAAAGACTTTAAAGCCCATGGAGATGGATTATTAGAG gtgtggttcaagaatcttgaaaacGATGTAACTGCATAG